One genomic window of Solanum dulcamara chromosome 10, daSolDulc1.2, whole genome shotgun sequence includes the following:
- the LOC129871686 gene encoding putative pentatricopeptide repeat-containing protein At3g15200: MFALAFTPIKFTGVPPESSSESSNLPEHSAFTFRLQMSTKELYRRIQRLCSFQPKRAPLFHRQMHTNSDEENCALKVQTLLKIEADKSTSNIFQSLNQCNFTLSDDFILNVLKRHRSDWKPAFTFFKWVLEGENPCGYSPNTESFNEILDILGRMRRFDELNQVLDEMSKRGNLVNEKTYGIVINRYAGAHRVEDAKEFFYKRKNLGLELDLIAFQTLLVCLCRYKHVEDAEFLFHNKKNEFKDNIKTRNIILNGWCVLGNSREAKRFWNDIVTSKCKPDKFTYGIFINSLCKSGKISRAVELFQTMWEKGCKPDVAICNCIIDGLCFKKRIPEALEIFHEMNEKDCLPDVVTYNSLIKNLCKIRRMQKVYELLDEMEMKGESCLPNARTYGYLLNSAKTPEEAIGILERMNKNGCKMTGDIYNLLLRLFMSWDDQDKVKSTWDEMERSGLGPDQRSYTIMIHGLYEGGRLEDALSYFNEMISKSMVPEPQTNKLVDAMNKLKEKGKEWKKMEITKRGRKDKKTS; this comes from the coding sequence ATGTTTGCTCTCGCTTTCACTCCGATAAAATTCACTGGCGTTCCACCGGAAAGTTCATCGGAGAGTAGCAATCTACCGGAGCATTCAGCATTCACTTTCCGATTACAAATGTCAACTAAAGAACTCTACCGGAGAATTCAGCGTTTGTGCAGTTTTCAACCCAAAAGGGCGCCTCTCTTTCATCGCCAAATGCACACAAATTCCGATGAGGAAAACTGCGCGTTGAAAGTGCAGACCCTTCTCAAGATTGAAGCAGATAAATCAACTAGTAACATTTTTCAATCTCTCAATCAATGCAATTTCACATTATCTGATGATTTCATTCTAAACGTGCTTAAACGGCACCGTTCTGATTGGAAACCAGCTTTTACCTTCTTCAAATGGGTATTAGAAGGTGAAAATCCATGTGGGTATTCACCAAATACTGAATCTTTCAATGAAATTCTCGATATTCTTGGCCGTATGAGACGTTTTGATGAACTCAACCAAGTGCTCGACGAAATGTCTAAGAGAGGAAATTTGGTTAATGAAAAAACTTATGGCATTGTGATTAATAGATATGCTGGAGCTCATAGAGTTGAAGATGCAAAAGAGTTCTTTTATAAGAGGAAAAATTTGGGTTTGGAGCTTGATCTTATTGCTTTTCAGACACTTCTCGTGTGTTTATGTCGATACAAACATGTTGAAGATGCTGAATTCTTGTTCCATAATAAGAAAAATGAGTTCAAGGATAATATTAAAACGCGGAATATTATTCTGAATGGATGGTGTGTTTTGGGGAATTCACGAGAGGCGAAGAGGTTTTGGAATGATATTGTGACTTCAAAATGTAAGCCGGATAAATTTACATATGGGATATTCATCAATTCACTATGTAAATCAGGGAAAATAAGCAGGGCGGTAGAGTTGTTCCAGACAATGTGGGAAAAAGGGTGTAAGCCAGATGTTGCTATTTGTAATTGTATTATCGATGGATTGTGTTTCAAGAAGAGAATTCCTGAAGCTCTTGAGATTTTCCACGAAATGAATGAGAAAGATTGTTTACCTGACGTTGTCACTTATAATTCGTTGATTAAGAATTTATGCAAGATTAGGAGGATGCAGAAAGTTTATGAGCTTTTAGACGAGATGGAAATGAAGGGAGAGAGTTGTTTGCCAAATGCTAGAACTTACGGTTACTTGTTGAATTCCGCCAAGACGCCTGAGGAAGCTATTGGTATTTTGGAGAGGATGAACAAAAATGGGTGTAAGATGACTGGAGATATTTACAATTTGTTGTTGAGGTTGTTTATGAGCTGGGATGATCAAGATAAAGTGAAGAGTACGTGGGATGAGATGGAGAGGAGTGGACTAGGACCCGATCAACGATCCTATACAATTATGATTCACGGTCTTTATGAAGGGGGAAGATTAGAGGATGCTTTGTCTTATTTTAATGAGATGATATCGAAGAGTATGGTGCCAGAGCCACAGACGAACAAGTTGGTGGATGCCATGAACAAGTTAAAGGAGAAAGGAAAGGAATGGAAGAAGATGGAAATAACGAAGAGGGGAAGGAAGGATAAGAAGACTAGTTAA